The Monodelphis domestica isolate mMonDom1 chromosome 5, mMonDom1.pri, whole genome shotgun sequence DNA segment GACAAATTCTGAAATTTTCCCtcctaaaaaagaataaaatttaccCGGTATCGGTTTGATGTTCCCACTTTTTGTCTCTGAGGCTCCTCTCTACGGCCATCAGGGTACGCATGCTTGTAAAAACAGTTCCCTCCAAATGGGCAGCTCCCACGTCCTTCATCGAAATACCTGCATGGTTTGTtgctggaaaaaacaaaacacattgcATATCTTATCTCACAGAAATTGAACACAATCTTTAAGTCTGTGATCTAATTtattaaaacaatgaaaagaatatgattctctaTATAGCCGCCACTGCTCCATTCTTTCTATGATATAAcctctatgtatatatacaccaTATGGGGAGAAATGCTAGAAATAAACTTTCTTTACAAAACCATAttatttaggggcagctaagaagcacagtggatggagtgatAGGCCTGAAGAGttgagagggcctgggttcagctctgatctcagatacttccttagccatgtgaccctgggcaagtcacttaaccctgattgcctagcccattccattcttctgtcttagaaccaataattttaaagcagaaggtaagggtttaaaaaaacaaaacaaaaacaataaaacaaaactatattATTTAGTGATTGTAGGTTCTTAGAAtcaggacagaaaaaaaaaatcttactgcATCATAGGATGTcaaaactagaaaggaccttagagatcaacaGTCTGACCCTAGCATCACTTCCTATACATACCTATTTAGAAAAATGGAgttttgggacagctaggtggctcagtggataaagagcagGCTTGGAATTgcgaggacctgaattcaaatctgctctcagacagtcctagctgtgcaactccaggtaagccatttaaccctaaatgcctagctatcactgctcttctgtcttagtagtagatttttagtattgattttaagacaggagtcaagggtttttaaaacaacaacaacaaaatgagtttcacaaaaacaaaaaaataacccccaccccaaccctaTAGCATGGCTCAGTAAATCAATACTTTtcttaagaatttttatttaattaattcagatatttttctatggttatatgattcattatATGGACCCTGAGTTCTATATTATAATATAGCCAGATAGACAGGAATTAGGGATGGAAAAATACACTAGAGAGGAAAGCTATGGAGAGAGTAAAGCATTGTAAGTACATGAAAAGGCATGTTCTGTCCAAGAGTGCCAAGGGGCCCATGAAAGAGAAGGCTCCAGGGCTCCTACCTCATTGCTTCCTTATACTTCTGAATgagtttctgcttttcttctttttcctccaccCAGTACTCACTTGGAATGACAAAGTTCGATGTGATGCGGCATTCTGGGCAGGACCTGGGAAACAAGGAACAGGTTACAATGTGGATTCCTCATTATGGATCCTTTCTCCGAGGAGACATCCTGTGGGCCATATGCACATTGAAAGCTTCACTGGAAGACACCTGGGAAACTCTTGCCGTACCATTTTGTTTCAGACAAGACATGTTTTAACGAATTTTATTCTGTGGCTAGCCAATGCATTTTGAAATAACTTAAGAAAAAAAGGCATTTCAAAATAgactcctttttcttttgcttaaatgaatttatttcttctatctttacTGTTTGGGTTCTGCAGTTTTGTtcaataatgaaaacaatatctAAAAGGTGACAAattattagttatatatataataataccaTTAAAGGGGAAATGCTAAGAAATACAAAGGCTGGAACTACCAGATTCACTTTGCCTAAACTGGCTACCAGTTAAACAAAATCTACTCTAAATGTACAAAATACCATAAGGAATGTTACACAAAGCTTCCATATCCAAATATGGAACAACTTATTTTGCCAACAAAGACATTAGTTGGAATACAAGGGGAAAAAGTCTATGAGAATATTACCAGTTTTACACTAAGTTTTATTTCAACGCAGTCTTGTCGATTGTGTTTAGGTTGGCACAAGATGCATTTCCTACTACCACCCGCCTGGTCCAGATGAGAAAAGAACCTCACTTTATAATCTTGCTCTCAAACTGCTTAGCACTTCTCCATTTGCGGATGCACTTTAGACAGTAGGTATGGTTGCAGTTGGAGAGAATCCCAAAGCGGCGCTCACTAGGGTTGGCTTTTTCATAGACTACCTCCATGCAGATCCCGCACACCATGTCCTTACTGCGCTGGACAGCAAATGAGAGTTCCATGTCCTTCTCATGAGCCTCAATGCAAGACTAGAAGAAAGGATAAGGGAGAAAACCGAAACCTAGCAATTCATTCGACTAATACTTATGAACCATCTTGCAAAGCACTGCACTagggaaatacaaaaataagtagGACATGGTCTTTCTCCTTGAGGAGTTTATGCTCTAACTGGGGGTTAGATTTTCACATACAAATTAGCAACTATAGTTAATTTTTGGGTATACACACTAATGGGAGGGGGTAATGGTGAGAATAATGCCCAAACCACTTATGCTtgtatttaaaaatgtgtttttattctTCACATTTGAACAAAGATAAAACTGATATTCTGagaactgacaaaaaaaaaaacacaaaactgtATTATACTGTGAAGACTTGATTCCAGAGAAGTTGGAACCTTCCCaatttccccattcttcctctgTACCCCTTGTTCCTCAAACTCCATGAACAGGAAAGACAACATCTCTCAGAATGATGTAAAACATGAGCCTAACATCAAAACTGTAGGTAGGACAAAAGAaatatctataattttatttaaaaggttAAAATATTATGGGTTTACaaaatgataaagaaagaaatgattatGTTGTGAAGCAGATTAAAAATGAGAGTTTCATTAATGTATTAAGTCTCTTTGTTGACTTACTTTTATATGCTGTGATCTCTGAGCAGCATCCACTGGGTGCAGGACCTGCAAACCACACATGTCACAGGCATCTCCATGGAGATAAACACAATTCTCCCCATAACGGCATTCTCCTACTGCGGCGTAGGGGCAAAGCTGCTTCTTCATTTCCACATTGGTTTGCTGTTTCTCTAATTCTTCCTCGATCACCATGCCCTGCAGGGGTGCTTCAGTGCAAGAAGGGGCtgctgggaaatatttaagaaatggtTAAGAGAATTAAGAGTTCATGTTTATCTCTTGTAAATTCTGGGCCTTGGAGGTACacaatacttttaaaaagtacttcttcttggttaaagaaaaggaaaacaaaagaacgTTTACTTTAAAACCCAAAAcaacttttctaattttttccctcacttcagaaataaattaaaaatatacgtCTAAATACCGTTTCCTAAGCAAGGCAAGATTATTAAATTTCTAGTTCTTGAACACATGTTAATTGCTTCATTAATGATTTCCTTCTATATCTTCATGTTACTTTAAATTGAGTTTCTAAAAATGAGATTAGGCCAAATATTGTCTACTTAGTCTATAATGTCAGAACTTCTATAGGCTGAAACTATTATGTAGCCAACATCTTtaattttatccttcaaaataCTCACCACGTCCACAGTAGGGTTGCCCAGGAACAAACTCAATGGCATTTACCCAGTCTTCCCCACCTGCTCCTGCAGCTGCAAAATTTGAATTTTCTGTTTCAGCTTCACCAGTACTGGCTTCAGCAAGTGTTTCAACCAGTGTTGGGAGGCTTGAAGAGGCTGGCGGGTCAGGTTTTGCAGCTAGATTGGCAGCAGTCACTTCTTCTCGTTTCAATGGCTTGGTATGttcatatctaaaaaaaaaatgtttacaagTTGCTTATTATTATCTTGTTGAAGTCAACATGTAGATACATAGGACACTGGAAGAGACACTTGAGGTAAGTCCCTTACTGGCAAAACTCAACTATAATCAGGGGAAGGCAATTTCCATTAGTTTAAATAATGAAACCATTCCATTAGATGGGATTGTGAAATAGATTCAAATATAACAGTGCTATCATATTTAACAATGCTGATGTGAAGTATCTTGCCTGTTCCTATAAGCTACAACTCTCCAGAATAGAGCTGGCACAGGTTTTCAATGTGTATTAAAAAACTACTTTACCTTCTTTTATTTCTGGCAATCTCAAGCCATACTACTAACCTAACTTCCTTTTTTTATCCTTCTGCTGAGAAGACAGAAAGGATCTCAAACTATCCTAATCTACTATActatttatttggaagaatatgTAATCTTATTATTAAGAATTTCTGAAGAGGAAGAATTGAAATAGTAGTGGTTCCATAGGGCTAAAGCAGAAGTCTCCACGTTTCcttaaagaaatgatgagcttaAGCATGAAAGCAACCATAAAATTTAAGTTTGAAACAACTGCCTTAGAACAGATCATAAAACCCCATTAGGATCCTCttcatgtaaataataataataatgataataataataataaaaaaaggctTATTCTGAAGATACGTGAATGCAATAGAATGTTGCTGACAGCAAGACAATTCTTAGAAGCATGGGATGactcatgaactgatgcagtgagtAGTAAACAGAACTTTCCCCCAATGACTAAATGGACCTGAAATGGACTATTATATAATTGTGAAAAAAAGAGTTGAAGAAAATGTGTTTCCATCTCTGGTTTGCGGAAATTGAAGAATAACAGGTTTGGAGGTTTGAAACAATTCCTATACAATTATACCCAGCTCATGGGGTGACTGAAGAATTGCTTTTCCCACCCTCCCTTTTTTGCTCTTTGATACAACAAATGGCCTCCTGGGTATGGAAGGCAGGATATAATTGGAAATGGAAGttacatgaaaaacaaaaaattaaaaagaaaaaaaagcaagtcAGCAAATTTTGAGAAACACCAAGCTGTAAGTTAAGTTAGATAACTGCTTTGTTATACAAAACTTTGCTATACAAAATGTGAcaaataataagaagaaaaattatcTTCTTGTGAATGGAGGAAGTCACAAAGTCTTGTGATTCCTAATCAAGTATATTTTGCAACTAACTCTTATGGCAATAAGggtgaaaagaaagggaaagagattgGACTCTTTCTTGCCCCAGAAATATCTTCTCCATACTACTTAAGAAAAAGAGACTGGGAAGATAgtgatctcatctgtaaaatgagaagcttcagataaaataaaatctaaggtCTTCTTTCAACCTTAGCTTTAACTTTCTTTGATTCTAAACAGTGCCAAGAAATTCATGGCTAAGTAAAGACTAGAACAGACAAATCACTCATTAAGACCAAAGCTAACAGCTGTGATACACATGGGCTCATACACACCTCAAGCCTCAGAACTGGGGCCCCTTTCTTATGTATCTTTACTTTTCCTCCTGCTGCCTTACTCTAGTAGTTTGTAAATAGGACATGTTTAATGAATGGTTGCTAACTTTCAAGTCAGGAATTTCATCTGAGTCCAAATCATTCAAATTAAGTATTGGGATAAGATCTGGGTGTTAAATTAAATTGGGATGAGAATTTGGGAGCTTTTAAAGTTATCTTTATCTTAGCCTGTTTTCTTTGAAAGTAAGAACTACCTGTGTAACTTTAGCCCTGTTTAGTCATTTGAATTCAACTGTTTcgattaattattattaaatcaattaactaaaattaaattattttaatttttaactttaatttttatttaatcaaattaatttattatttaatttattatctatatatttatttgtattataagtaatatatttactatataataaataaaatattaataatttattcaatttaattaatttttaattaaaaattctatGCTTGCAAAACAGAAGAAAGCAAGCTACATGGAAGGCAAAAGGTTTACTTGTTAATCATTACTTGGCCATTGCTGGAGCA contains these protein-coding regions:
- the MKRN1 gene encoding E3 ubiquitin-protein ligase makorin-1 isoform X2, which produces MAEAAAPGTTATTSGAAAAAAVAAASPTLTPTVASQSPAAGGGGGGSGGGWTKQVTCRYFMHGVCKEGNNCRYSHDLSTSQSAMVCRYYQRGCCAYGDRCRYEHTKPLKREEVTAANLAAKPDPPASSSLPTLVETLAEASTGEAETENSNFAAAGAGGEDWVNAIEFVPGQPYCGRAPSCTEAPLQGMVIEEELEKQQTNVEMKKQLCPYAAVGECRYGENCVYLHGDACDMCGLQVLHPVDAAQRSQHIKSCIEAHEKDMELSFAVQRSKDMVCGICMEVVYEKANPSERRFGILSNCNHTYCLKCIRKWRSAKQFESKIIKSCPECRITSNFVIPSEYWVEEKEEKQKLIQKYKEAMSNKPCRYFDEGRGSCPFGGNCFYKHAYPDGRREEPQRQKVGTSNRYRAQRRNRFWELIEERESSNPFDNDEDEVVTFELGEMLLMLLAAGGDDDLTDSEDEWDLFHDELEDYYDLDL
- the MKRN1 gene encoding E3 ubiquitin-protein ligase makorin-1 isoform X3, which codes for MAEAAAPGTTATTSGAAAAAAVAAASPTLTPTVASQSPAAGGGGGGSGGGWTKQVTCRYFMHGVCKEGNNCRYSHDLSTSQSAMVCRYYQRGCCAYGDRCRYEHTKPLKREEVTAANLAAKPDPPASSSLPTLVETLAEASTGEAETENSNFAAAGAGGEDWVNAIEFVPGQPYCGRAAPSCTEAPLQGMVIEEELEKQQTNVEMKKQLCPYAAVGECRYGENCVYLHGDACDMCGLQVLHPVDAAQRSQHIKSCIEAHEKDMELSFAVQRSKDMVCGICMEVVYEKANPSERRFGILSNCNHTYCLKCIRKWRSAKQFESKIIKSCPECRITSNFVIPSEYWVEEKEEKQKLIQKYKEAMSNKPCRYFDEGRGSCPFGGNCFYKHAYPDGRREEPQRQKVGTSNRYRVGTTT
- the MKRN1 gene encoding E3 ubiquitin-protein ligase makorin-1 isoform X1; the protein is MAEAAAPGTTATTSGAAAAAAVAAASPTLTPTVASQSPAAGGGGGGSGGGWTKQVTCRYFMHGVCKEGNNCRYSHDLSTSQSAMVCRYYQRGCCAYGDRCRYEHTKPLKREEVTAANLAAKPDPPASSSLPTLVETLAEASTGEAETENSNFAAAGAGGEDWVNAIEFVPGQPYCGRAAPSCTEAPLQGMVIEEELEKQQTNVEMKKQLCPYAAVGECRYGENCVYLHGDACDMCGLQVLHPVDAAQRSQHIKSCIEAHEKDMELSFAVQRSKDMVCGICMEVVYEKANPSERRFGILSNCNHTYCLKCIRKWRSAKQFESKIIKSCPECRITSNFVIPSEYWVEEKEEKQKLIQKYKEAMSNKPCRYFDEGRGSCPFGGNCFYKHAYPDGRREEPQRQKVGTSNRYRAQRRNRFWELIEERESSNPFDNDEDEVVTFELGEMLLMLLAAGGDDDLTDSEDEWDLFHDELEDYYDLDL
- the MKRN1 gene encoding E3 ubiquitin-protein ligase makorin-1 isoform X4, translating into MAEAAAPGTTATTSGAAAAAAVAAASPTLTPTVASQSPAAGGGGGGSGGGWTKQVTCRYFMHGVCKEGNNCRYSHDLSTSQSAMVCRYYQRGCCAYGDRCRYEHTKPLKREEVTAANLAAKPDPPASSSLPTLVETLAEASTGEAETENSNFAAAGAGGEDWVNAIEFVPGQPYCGRAPSCTEAPLQGMVIEEELEKQQTNVEMKKQLCPYAAVGECRYGENCVYLHGDACDMCGLQVLHPVDAAQRSQHIKSCIEAHEKDMELSFAVQRSKDMVCGICMEVVYEKANPSERRFGILSNCNHTYCLKCIRKWRSAKQFESKIIKSCPECRITSNFVIPSEYWVEEKEEKQKLIQKYKEAMSNKPCRYFDEGRGSCPFGGNCFYKHAYPDGRREEPQRQKVGTSNRYRVGTTT